The Treponema primitia ZAS-1 genome window below encodes:
- a CDS encoding cation:dicarboxylate symporter family transporter, whose translation MKVWLKLLIGSLLGVLLGYLLPNDNQRILSILSWLERIAIRIGRYGTVPIIIFSLTIAIYELRQDGQFWRLILRSFLLILGSAVFVVSSGILVTMIFPPDRIPIQIEEQVELISLNVPEAALELFPSNMLAALFSDGVYLLPLCVFAFFLGMGLSYDRNYTKPVISLLDSLSRIFYHVAAFFSEILGLIIIVLAAYWAIRFHGVLQADVFRDLILLLAVFSVVLGFVILPLFLYFIRPKVNPWVQLYGSLGPALASFFSGDINFSIPVIIRHVKENLGARRRSNTVTVTLFAAFGRAGSAMVAAAAFIVIIKSYSSLGVTLMDVVSIGIRAVLISFLLARHSGDAAYTALAALCLDYGRGYEAGYLILKPMAFYLIAIGAFLDVMISCFASFALARGSGFQEDREPRHFI comes from the coding sequence ATGAAGGTTTGGCTTAAACTGTTAATCGGCTCCCTCCTGGGAGTCCTCCTTGGATACCTCCTGCCTAATGACAATCAACGTATCCTTTCAATTTTGAGTTGGCTCGAAAGGATAGCTATCAGGATAGGCCGGTACGGCACGGTTCCTATCATCATTTTTTCCCTTACCATAGCGATTTACGAGCTCCGTCAGGATGGTCAGTTCTGGCGCCTTATCCTCCGTTCCTTCCTGTTGATCCTGGGAAGCGCCGTTTTTGTTGTTTCCTCGGGGATCCTGGTAACCATGATCTTCCCCCCGGACCGGATCCCGATTCAAATTGAGGAACAGGTAGAGCTTATTTCCCTGAATGTGCCCGAAGCGGCCCTAGAACTCTTCCCCTCAAATATGCTTGCCGCCCTGTTCTCCGACGGGGTCTACCTGTTACCCCTCTGCGTCTTTGCCTTTTTCCTTGGCATGGGCCTTTCCTATGACCGGAATTATACCAAACCGGTGATTTCCCTGCTTGATTCCCTGTCGCGGATTTTTTATCATGTGGCTGCCTTTTTTTCGGAAATCCTAGGGCTGATTATCATCGTCCTTGCGGCCTATTGGGCGATACGGTTTCACGGGGTCCTCCAGGCCGATGTTTTTAGGGATCTTATCCTGCTCCTGGCTGTTTTCAGCGTGGTTTTAGGCTTTGTCATCCTGCCCCTATTTCTCTACTTTATCAGGCCGAAGGTTAATCCCTGGGTTCAGCTCTACGGCTCCTTGGGTCCCGCCCTGGCTTCGTTTTTTTCCGGGGATATCAACTTTTCTATCCCGGTGATTATCAGGCATGTTAAGGAAAATCTTGGCGCCCGCCGCCGCTCCAATACCGTTACGGTGACCCTCTTTGCCGCCTTTGGCCGGGCGGGCAGCGCCATGGTAGCTGCCGCTGCATTTATTGTGATAATCAAATCCTATTCCAGTTTGGGGGTTACCCTGATGGATGTGGTTTCCATAGGCATCCGGGCGGTGCTTATATCCTTCCTCCTGGCCCGCCACTCCGGGGACGCCGCCTATACCGCCCTGGCGGCACTCTGCCTTGATTACGGCCGGGGCTATGAAGCGGGTTACCTCATCCTCAAACCCATGGCCTTCTACCTCATCGCCATCGGCGCCTTCCTGGATGTGATGATAAGCTGTTTTGCCAGTTTCGCCCTGGCCCGGGGCAGCGGGTTCCAGGAGGATCGGGAACCCCGGCACTTTATCTAG
- a CDS encoding HAD family hydrolase: MPEPRAVIFDLFFTLIDPMKEEYSRESEYAVLGMERSEFERRNGIDYDVRGSGKIRDPYEMVRHILRGLDLDEELLRRAADARLARIKRALYGVDKKNLELLEKIRQAGFKTCLISNADAADVYHWEGSPLSAAFDQVLFSYYEGLLKPDPRIFRLALDRLGIKAAQCFYVGDGGHEELRGAREAGITTILTTEYISHIWPERIPALRQNADYEVVRLEDILKEDMIKIEG; the protein is encoded by the coding sequence ATGCCGGAGCCAAGGGCAGTTATCTTCGATCTTTTTTTTACCCTGATAGATCCCATGAAGGAAGAATATTCCCGGGAAAGTGAATATGCGGTCCTGGGGATGGAACGCAGTGAATTTGAGCGGCGGAACGGTATAGACTATGATGTACGGGGAAGCGGGAAAATCCGTGACCCCTACGAAATGGTCCGCCATATACTGCGGGGCCTGGACCTTGATGAGGAGCTGCTCCGCCGCGCCGCCGATGCCCGGCTGGCAAGGATCAAGCGGGCCCTCTACGGGGTTGATAAAAAAAATCTGGAGCTTCTGGAAAAAATCCGGCAAGCGGGCTTTAAAACCTGCCTGATAAGCAACGCCGATGCGGCGGATGTATACCACTGGGAAGGTTCGCCCCTCAGCGCCGCCTTTGATCAGGTACTTTTTTCCTACTACGAGGGTCTCCTCAAACCGGACCCGCGGATATTCCGTCTTGCCCTGGACCGGCTGGGAATTAAAGCGGCGCAGTGTTTCTACGTTGGAGACGGCGGACACGAAGAACTGCGCGGAGCCCGGGAGGCCGGAATAACTACGATACTCACCACCGAGTATATTTCCCACATTTGGCCCGAAAGAATTCCCGCACTCCGGCAGAATGCGGATTATGAAGTTGTACGGCTTGAGGATATTCTTAAAGAAGATATGATTAAAATAGAAGGATAG
- the pyrE gene encoding orotate phosphoribosyltransferase, giving the protein MKDTITLLKESGAMLEGHFLLSSGRHSDRYFQCARLLQYPDRAAEALAGVAERLKADIRAGKLAVDVIVGPAMGGIVVAYELARQLGLPGFFTERDDTGAMTLRRGFEIKSGARVLIAEDVVTTGKSSGESAAVLEALGAKISGLACVVDRRAAGVPVSWPLYAACTVVVGNWEQDTCELCKKGIPAVKPGSRKL; this is encoded by the coding sequence ATGAAAGATACCATCACCTTACTAAAAGAGTCCGGAGCCATGCTGGAGGGGCATTTTCTCCTCTCCTCGGGCCGTCATTCGGACCGGTATTTCCAGTGCGCCCGGCTCCTGCAGTACCCGGACCGGGCGGCGGAAGCTCTGGCGGGGGTAGCGGAACGGTTAAAAGCGGATATCAGGGCGGGGAAACTTGCGGTGGACGTCATTGTGGGTCCCGCCATGGGGGGAATCGTCGTAGCCTACGAACTTGCCCGCCAACTGGGGCTGCCGGGCTTCTTTACCGAGCGGGACGATACCGGCGCCATGACCCTTCGCCGGGGCTTTGAGATAAAGAGCGGGGCCAGGGTGCTTATCGCCGAAGATGTGGTTACCACCGGAAAATCCTCCGGGGAAAGCGCCGCGGTTCTGGAAGCCCTGGGGGCAAAAATAAGCGGCTTAGCCTGTGTGGTGGACCGCCGGGCTGCGGGGGTTCCGGTTTCCTGGCCCCTCTACGCAGCCTGTACGGTTGTGGTGGGAAACTGGGAACAGGATACCTGTGAACTCTGCAAAAAGGGCATACCGGCGGTAAAACCGGGGTCCCGAAAACTGTAG
- a CDS encoding HAD family hydrolase codes for MKNSAKAIFLDIDETLVTNETGPFPDDVEQIEEAHRRGHKIFLSTGRGLAHIPGILKDAPWLDGIIAGAGALVIIGDHAVYHKWIPQELLPAICALYFQLDKFCVFEGTNGVYGIKLPEHYNTDKKIFSVTKEDDFLTKYSDAIISKLTIQGDISEKERDFLSEYFQLNTFPPVYFEGILLGESKSKGMSIVLETLGIPRANSIAIGDSRNDIDIICAAGLGIAMGNACEELKAVAGEITGDCGKGGVGQAIKKFVLDQ; via the coding sequence ATGAAAAATTCAGCAAAAGCGATCTTCCTGGACATAGATGAAACCCTGGTTACCAATGAAACCGGCCCTTTCCCGGATGATGTTGAGCAGATCGAGGAGGCTCACCGCCGGGGCCATAAAATATTTCTTAGCACCGGCCGGGGTCTGGCCCATATTCCCGGGATATTAAAGGATGCCCCATGGTTGGACGGCATCATCGCCGGCGCCGGCGCCCTGGTGATAATCGGAGACCATGCCGTTTATCACAAGTGGATACCCCAGGAACTTCTCCCCGCCATATGCGCCCTCTATTTTCAATTAGATAAATTCTGCGTATTTGAAGGGACAAACGGAGTTTACGGGATCAAACTTCCGGAACATTACAATACTGATAAAAAAATATTTTCCGTAACTAAGGAGGATGATTTTCTTACCAAATACTCCGATGCAATAATATCAAAATTAACCATCCAGGGAGATATAAGCGAAAAGGAGCGGGATTTTTTAAGCGAGTATTTCCAGCTTAATACCTTTCCCCCGGTTTACTTTGAGGGGATACTCCTTGGGGAAAGCAAATCAAAGGGGATGTCCATAGTCCTTGAGACCCTGGGCATCCCCCGTGCAAACAGTATAGCCATCGGCGACAGCAGGAACGACATCGACATAATCTGCGCCGCCGGCCTGGGTATCGCCATGGGCAATGCCTGCGAAGAACTGAAAGCAGTCGCCGGAGAAATCACCGGCGACTGCGGAAAGGGCGGTGTCGGCCAGGCTATTAAAAAATTTGTGCTGGATCAATAA